Proteins found in one Sardina pilchardus chromosome 3, fSarPil1.1, whole genome shotgun sequence genomic segment:
- the dcaf7 gene encoding DDB1- and CUL4-associated factor 7 isoform X1, with amino-acid sequence MAREMSLHGKRKEIYKYEAPWTVYAMNWSVRPDKRFRLALGSFVEEYNNKVQIVGLEEESSEFVCRNTFDHPYPTTKLMWIPDTKGMYPDLLATSGDYLRIWRVSDTETRLECLLNNNKNSDFCAPLTSFDWNEVDPNLLGTSSIDTTCTIWGLETGQVLGRVNLVSGHVKTQLIAHDKEVYDIAFSRAGGGRDMFASVGADGSVRMFDLRHLEHSTIIYEDPQHHPLLRLCWNKQDPNYLATMAMDGMEVVILDVRVPCTPVARLNNHRACVNGIAWAPHSSCHICTAGERLVQTHAHTQAQAGGGRAPLHACPSALAPHYKSHYTHAHAHTLTLTPTFTHTDIMQQLQLGLGVC; translated from the exons ATGGCTCGAGAGATGTCGCTACACGGTAAGCGAAAAGAAATTTATAAATACGAGGCGCCATGGACAGTGTACGCTATGAATTGGAGCGTGCGGCCCGACAAGCGGTTCCGTCTGGCACTTGGGAGCTTTGTGGAAGAATACAACAACAAG GTGCAGATTGTGGGTCTGGAAGAGGAGAGTTCAGAGTTTGTTTGCAGGAATACATTCGATCACCCTTACCCCACCACCAAGCTCATGTGGATTCCAGACACCAAGGGCATGTACCCCGACCTCCTGGCCACCAGTGGGGACTACTTGCGCATCTGGAGG GTCAGTGACACAGAGACGCGTCTTGAGTGCCTGttgaacaacaacaagaactcCGACTTCTGTGCGCCACTTACGTCCTTTGACTGGAACGAGGTGGACCCTAATTTACTGG GCACCTCCAGCATCGACACCACCTGCACCATCTGGGGACTGGAGACGGGTCAGGTGTTGGGCCGGGTGAACCTGGTGTCTGGCCATGTGAAGACCCAGCTTATCGCCCACGATAAAGAG GTGTATGACATAGCGTTCAGTCGTGCGGGTGGAGGCAGGGACATGTTTGCTTCGGTCGGCGCGGACGGCTCGGTGCGCATGTTCGACCTGCGGCACCTGGAGCACAGCACCATCATCTACGAGGACCCCCAGCACCACCCGCTGCTGCGCCTCTGCTGGAACAAGCAGGACCCCAACTACCTGGCCACCATGGCCATGGACGGCATGGAG GTGGTGATTCTGGACGTGCGTGTGCCCTGCACGCCGGTCGCCCGGCTCAACAACCACCGTGCGTGCGTCAACGGCATCGCCTGGGCACCGCACTCCTCCTGCCACATCTGCACAGCAGGTGAGAGACTAgtacaaacacacgcgcacacacaggcccaggcAGGAGGGGGACGCGCGCCTCTACACGCGTGTCCCTCAGCCCTGGCTCCACACTACAAATCAcactatacacacgcacacgcacacacactcacactcacaccgacattcactcacacagacattatgCAACAGCTGCAGTTAGGACTGGGGGTGTGTTAG
- the dcaf7 gene encoding DDB1- and CUL4-associated factor 7 isoform X2, producing the protein MAREMSLHGKRKEIYKYEAPWTVYAMNWSVRPDKRFRLALGSFVEEYNNKVQIVGLEEESSEFVCRNTFDHPYPTTKLMWIPDTKGMYPDLLATSGDYLRIWRVSDTETRLECLLNNNKNSDFCAPLTSFDWNEVDPNLLGTSSIDTTCTIWGLETGQVLGRVNLVSGHVKTQLIAHDKEVYDIAFSRAGGGRDMFASVGADGSVRMFDLRHLEHSTIIYEDPQHHPLLRLCWNKQDPNYLATMAMDGMEVVILDVRVPCTPVARLNNHRACVNGIAWAPHSSCHICTAADDHQALIWDIQQMPRAIEDPILAYTAEGEINNVQWASTQPDWIAICYNNCLEILRV; encoded by the exons ATGGCTCGAGAGATGTCGCTACACGGTAAGCGAAAAGAAATTTATAAATACGAGGCGCCATGGACAGTGTACGCTATGAATTGGAGCGTGCGGCCCGACAAGCGGTTCCGTCTGGCACTTGGGAGCTTTGTGGAAGAATACAACAACAAG GTGCAGATTGTGGGTCTGGAAGAGGAGAGTTCAGAGTTTGTTTGCAGGAATACATTCGATCACCCTTACCCCACCACCAAGCTCATGTGGATTCCAGACACCAAGGGCATGTACCCCGACCTCCTGGCCACCAGTGGGGACTACTTGCGCATCTGGAGG GTCAGTGACACAGAGACGCGTCTTGAGTGCCTGttgaacaacaacaagaactcCGACTTCTGTGCGCCACTTACGTCCTTTGACTGGAACGAGGTGGACCCTAATTTACTGG GCACCTCCAGCATCGACACCACCTGCACCATCTGGGGACTGGAGACGGGTCAGGTGTTGGGCCGGGTGAACCTGGTGTCTGGCCATGTGAAGACCCAGCTTATCGCCCACGATAAAGAG GTGTATGACATAGCGTTCAGTCGTGCGGGTGGAGGCAGGGACATGTTTGCTTCGGTCGGCGCGGACGGCTCGGTGCGCATGTTCGACCTGCGGCACCTGGAGCACAGCACCATCATCTACGAGGACCCCCAGCACCACCCGCTGCTGCGCCTCTGCTGGAACAAGCAGGACCCCAACTACCTGGCCACCATGGCCATGGACGGCATGGAG GTGGTGATTCTGGACGTGCGTGTGCCCTGCACGCCGGTCGCCCGGCTCAACAACCACCGTGCGTGCGTCAACGGCATCGCCTGGGCACCGCACTCCTCCTGCCACATCTGCACAGCAG CGGACGATCACCAGGCACTCATCTGGGACATCCAGCAGATGCCCCGCGCCATCGAGGACCCCATCCTGGCCTACACGGCCGAGGGCGAGATCAACAACGTGCAGTGGGCCTCCACCCAGCCCGACTGGATCGCCATCTGCTACAACAACTGCCTGGAGATCCTGCGCGTGTGA
- the ccdc47 gene encoding PAT complex subunit CCDC47, with translation MKSVLLLVVPVLLLLALPATRGRYNDDFDDGEDLAEFDDNDFAEFEDVSEDQGTEAETAPPPPRAAPSAPVDEEDDDEATVETEDGQDEFYDGDTQDQEYSKYDTEEFEGYDNKPNTPFKDNTLILREVPAHLQNSWESYYMEILMVTGLLAYIMNYIIGKNKNSRLAHAWFNTHRELLESNFALVGDDGTSKEATSTGKLNQENEHIYNLWCSGRVCCEGMLIQLKFLKRQDLLNVLARMMRPACDQVQIKVTLNDEDMDTFVYALGTKKAMARMQKEMQDLSEFCSDKPKSGAKYGLPESLSILSEMGEVTDGLMDSKMVHYITNHADKIESIHFSDQFSGPKVMQEEGQPLKLPETKKTLLFTFNVPGMGNTSPKDMDSLLPLTNMVIYSIDKIKKLRLNREGKQKADRNRARVEENFLKQTHAQRQEAAQTRREEKKRAEKERIMNEEDPERQRRMEEAAQRREQKKMEKKQMKMKQIKVKAM, from the exons ATGAAGAGTGTGCTGCTGCTCGTGGTGCCTGTGCTCCTGCTGCTGGCCCTCCCGGCTACAAGGGGCCGCTACAACGACGACTTTGATGACGGCGAGGACCTGGCCGAGTTTGATGACAACGACTTCGCCGAGTTTGAGGACGTGAGCGAGGACCAGGGCACAGAGGCGGAGACAGCCCCTCCCCCGCCCCGGGCAGCACCTTCAGCGCCTGTCGATGAAGAGGACGATGACGAGGCCACCGTGGAAACCGAGGACGGTCAGGATGAGTTCTATGATGGGGACACGCAg GATCAGGAGTACAGCAAGTACGACACTGAAGAGTTTGAGGGTTACGACAACAAGCCAAACACCCCTTTCAAGGACAACACCCTCATCTTGCGAGAG GTCCCAGCCCACCTGCAGAACAGCTGGGAGAGCTACTACATGGAGATCCTGATGGTGACCGGCCTGCTGGCCTACATCATGAACTACATCATCGGCAAGAACAAGAACAGCCGCCTGGCGCACGCCTGGTTCAACACGCACCGGGAGCTCCTAGAGAGCAACTTCGCCCTCGTCG gtgaTGACGGCACCAGTAAGGAGGCCACCAGCACAGGGAAGCTCAACCAGGAGAACGAGCACATCTACAACCTCTGGTGCTCTGGCCGCGTGTGCTGCGAAGGCATGCTCATCCAGCTCaag TTCCTGAAGAGGCAGGATCTGCTGAACGTTTTGGCCAGAATGATGAGACCAGCTTGTGACCAAGTG caaatCAAAGTTACACTGAATGATGAGGATATGGATACGTTTGTCTATGCCCTGGGCACCAAGAAGGCCATGGCTCGCATGCAGAAGGAGATGCAGGACCTG AGCGAGTTCTGCAGCGACAAGCCCAAGTCGGGGGCGAAGTATGGCCTCCCTGAATCTCTGTCCATCCTCTCGGAGATGGGCGAGGTCACGGACGGCCTGATGGACAGCAAG ATGGTACATTACATCACCAACCATGCCGACAAGATCGAGTCCATCCATTTCTCGGACCAATTTTCTGGTCCAAAAGTTATGCAAGA GGAGGGCCAGCCCTTAAAGCTGCCTGAGACTAAGAAGACGCTGCTGTTTACATTTAATG TGCCTGGGATGGGTAACACATCTCCCAAAGACATGGACTCACTGCTGCCTCTGACAAACATGGTGATCTACAGCATCGATAAGATTAAGAAACTCCGTCTGAACAGAGAG GGGAAGCAGAAAGCCGACAGGAACCGTGCTCGCGTGGAGGAGAACTTCCTGAAGCAGACCCACGCCCAGAGGCAGGAGGCCGCTCAGACGCGCCGCGAGGAGAAGAAGCGCGCCGAGAAGGAGAGGATCATGAACGAGGAGGATCCCGAGAGACAGCGCcgcatggag gaggcTGCTCAGCGCCGTGAGCAAAAGAAGATGGAGAAGAAGCAGATGAAGATGAAGCAGATCAAAGTGAAAGCCATGTGA